A stretch of Leptospira hartskeerlii DNA encodes these proteins:
- a CDS encoding HAD family hydrolase, producing the protein MAVLLDLDNTVFDSIGIYEFTIREMEKKAKGLGFSSSKEFKKAYDAVRVEVKKELPNNPVNRLRILYFKKMSELLFGKLDPSFVLKLDSQYFGFFLQGIKDWKKKNATEFKKILSLLRALQEVQDLVIITNESLRTQLLKLSVLFPKDIQYKLVTSEECGAEKPSALIFNKALLGVDPKKSYIIGDSLKDDVGGGLSFGLEAFYLKSPISSAKTKSVLEKKSLEGKEYWESPDLSTALNYILSLEKGIVL; encoded by the coding sequence ATGGCAGTTCTTTTGGATTTGGATAATACGGTCTTCGATTCTATAGGGATCTATGAGTTTACGATCCGTGAAATGGAAAAAAAGGCAAAGGGATTAGGCTTCTCCTCTTCCAAAGAATTTAAAAAGGCATATGATGCTGTTCGGGTAGAAGTGAAAAAAGAACTTCCGAACAATCCGGTCAATCGCTTGCGTATTCTTTACTTTAAGAAGATGTCGGAACTTCTTTTTGGAAAATTAGATCCTTCTTTCGTTCTAAAATTGGATTCCCAGTACTTCGGATTTTTTCTGCAAGGTATCAAGGATTGGAAGAAAAAGAATGCCACTGAGTTCAAAAAGATCCTTTCTTTGCTCAGAGCATTACAAGAAGTCCAAGATCTGGTCATTATCACAAACGAATCTCTTAGAACTCAATTACTGAAATTATCCGTTCTATTCCCAAAAGATATCCAATACAAATTAGTAACTTCAGAAGAATGCGGAGCAGAAAAACCTTCCGCTCTGATCTTTAATAAAGCGCTATTAGGTGTTGATCCTAAAAAATCATATATTATCGGAGATTCTTTGAAAGACGATGTCGGCGGAGGACTTTCTTTCGGATTAGAAGCCTTTTATCTAAAAAGTCCTATTTCTTCCGCCAAAACTAAATCGGTTTTGGAAAAGAAAAGTCTAGAAGGAAAAGAATATTGGGAATCTCCAGATCTGTCTACTGCATTAAATTATATTTTGAGCTTGGAGAAAGGGATCGTACTCTAA
- a CDS encoding NAD(P)-binding protein — protein MSEDRFSRKVFLSTLAFCAALLGIGSFFRIRKRKIQGSILGPDKETGHRLRQVRTDFSPTSTIQTKVLIAGGGISGLSSGYYLSQFGISDYLILDLEKEAGGNSRYSETNSLKYPWGAHYLPQPGPESVLVRKFLEENGLVQGKDSNGNPIYPEKYLCFDPEERLFYQGRWQAGLVPRRSGEPDSQELLFRKIISSWQNKRGRDGQKAFCIPIDRSSKDPEILKLDRITFADYLKSLGIQSPEILWYADYCTRDDYGGNSDNISAWAGLHYFCSRLREEEDSPPVLTWPEGNGFLLELLQKPSKDKIRTSTLVERIRKNSGTWEINAYDVKDKKDILIKAEQVIYALPSFTRKYILGEKDTFLQNLQYSPWLVANLFVDELPQGKGHPPAWENVIYKSKSLGYVVSTHQDLRALRPQSVLTYYLAFGEKDTLTSRRSILPKTWDSWKEEILSDLKRPHPNIESLVSRIDIMTHAHAMIRPVPGFLWGGEREKLAKSESGIHFAHCDLSGISIFEEALYRGFEASKKVQTFAKRS, from the coding sequence ATGTCCGAAGATCGTTTTTCCAGAAAAGTATTCCTTTCCACCTTAGCATTTTGCGCAGCCCTTTTAGGGATTGGTTCCTTTTTCAGAATCAGAAAAAGAAAGATCCAAGGAAGTATCTTAGGACCGGACAAAGAAACAGGTCATAGACTCAGACAAGTTAGAACGGACTTTTCACCAACAAGTACGATCCAAACAAAAGTACTTATCGCAGGAGGAGGGATCTCAGGACTTTCTTCCGGATATTATTTATCCCAATTCGGGATCTCAGACTATTTGATCTTGGATCTGGAGAAAGAGGCGGGAGGCAATTCTAGATACTCTGAAACAAATTCCTTAAAATATCCTTGGGGCGCACATTATCTTCCTCAGCCTGGACCTGAATCGGTATTGGTCCGTAAATTTTTAGAAGAGAACGGACTCGTCCAAGGTAAAGACTCGAATGGAAATCCAATCTACCCAGAAAAGTATCTATGTTTCGATCCGGAGGAAAGGCTTTTCTACCAGGGAAGATGGCAAGCAGGTTTAGTTCCGAGAAGAAGTGGAGAACCTGACTCACAAGAATTATTATTTCGTAAAATTATAAGCTCTTGGCAAAACAAGAGAGGAAGAGACGGACAAAAAGCATTCTGCATTCCAATTGATCGCTCTTCTAAAGATCCTGAAATTTTAAAATTAGATAGGATCACTTTTGCAGATTATCTAAAATCATTAGGGATACAATCACCAGAAATCTTATGGTATGCTGATTATTGCACTCGAGATGATTACGGTGGGAATTCCGACAATATCTCCGCTTGGGCTGGACTTCACTATTTCTGTTCTCGACTGAGAGAAGAGGAAGATTCTCCGCCAGTGCTAACATGGCCAGAAGGGAATGGATTCCTGTTGGAACTCCTACAAAAACCTTCTAAAGATAAGATCAGGACTTCTACACTTGTAGAAAGAATTCGTAAGAATTCAGGAACCTGGGAAATCAATGCTTACGATGTAAAAGATAAGAAAGATATTCTTATTAAAGCGGAACAAGTGATCTACGCTTTACCTTCTTTCACTAGAAAGTATATCTTAGGTGAGAAGGATACATTCTTACAAAATCTGCAATATTCTCCTTGGTTAGTTGCAAATCTATTCGTAGACGAACTTCCTCAAGGAAAAGGACATCCTCCTGCTTGGGAAAATGTAATTTATAAGAGTAAATCTCTCGGCTATGTTGTATCCACTCACCAAGATTTAAGAGCGCTCAGACCACAATCTGTTCTTACGTATTATCTTGCTTTTGGAGAAAAAGACACTCTTACTTCAAGAAGGTCCATTCTTCCTAAAACCTGGGACAGTTGGAAAGAAGAGATACTCTCCGATCTAAAAAGACCTCATCCGAATATAGAAAGTTTAGTTTCTCGAATCGATATCATGACTCATGCACACGCAATGATCCGCCCTGTTCCAGGTTTTCTTTGGGGAGGAGAAAGAGAGAAACTGGCAAAATCAGAATCTGGAATTCATTTCGCACATTGTGACTTAAGCGGCATTTCTATTTTTGAAGAAGCATTATATAGAGGGTTCGAAGCTTCTAAAAAAGTACAAACCTTTGCCAAGAGAAGTTGA
- a CDS encoding VOC family protein, protein MIIVEGIDYIVIPTGDIEASVKFYSELFDFETIEEKGNEFAIIGLDSVNIKLLNTNGVKSSLTEVKSPVLSFVLDVDDFTEAIVELESKSVQIVRGPEARDGGEFLHFLDPSGNILEINYKED, encoded by the coding sequence ATGATCATCGTAGAAGGAATCGATTATATTGTAATACCTACCGGGGACATAGAAGCCTCTGTAAAATTCTATTCCGAACTATTTGATTTCGAGACGATCGAGGAAAAAGGAAACGAATTCGCAATCATCGGTTTGGATTCTGTGAACATTAAACTCCTCAATACCAACGGAGTTAAAAGTTCTTTAACCGAAGTTAAATCCCCTGTCCTAAGTTTCGTATTGGATGTGGATGATTTTACCGAAGCAATCGTAGAACTCGAGTCTAAGTCAGTTCAAATCGTAAGAGGACCGGAAGCCAGAGACGGTGGAGAGTTCCTTCATTTCTTAGATCCGTCCGGTAATATTTTAGAGATCAATTACAAAGAAGATTAA
- a CDS encoding LIC10067 family putative lipoprotein, giving the protein MRFQTQIIAIILFLSIFGFGCSNSKDSDLASQLGLGNPVITEIDPPSGSPPIGTTVGTTVTIKGRLFSADTSLTTVKFNGVSASVLSATSTEIVTVVPAGASTGTLFVTKDGPVICDANNGDSATNCYGRTFYIDCYKSFDNLYGEELGVSYPDSKTFQITGQTGTKALRIDLNPDGPTNVKIACETYLIYSKFSKTCGRTDVGTFGDTSTWVFEPTLTFSSYYTVQMFVTAGKGDCTVSFP; this is encoded by the coding sequence ATGCGATTTCAGACTCAGATCATAGCTATTATCTTATTTCTCTCTATTTTTGGATTTGGTTGTTCTAACAGTAAGGACTCGGACCTTGCTAGCCAGTTAGGTTTGGGAAATCCGGTCATCACCGAGATCGATCCTCCTAGTGGTTCTCCACCGATTGGAACAACTGTTGGAACTACAGTTACAATTAAAGGCCGTTTATTTTCCGCGGATACAAGTCTAACGACGGTAAAATTTAATGGAGTCTCCGCGAGCGTTCTGAGCGCTACTAGCACTGAGATCGTTACAGTAGTTCCAGCTGGCGCTTCCACTGGAACATTGTTTGTGACTAAGGACGGACCTGTTATTTGTGATGCGAATAATGGAGATTCGGCTACCAACTGTTACGGTAGGACATTCTATATAGATTGTTATAAGTCTTTTGATAATCTGTATGGCGAAGAATTAGGAGTATCTTATCCTGATTCCAAGACGTTCCAGATTACTGGTCAGACAGGAACTAAGGCTCTTAGGATCGATCTGAATCCAGATGGACCTACCAACGTTAAGATTGCCTGCGAAACATATTTGATCTATTCTAAGTTTTCTAAAACCTGCGGTAGAACGGATGTAGGAACTTTTGGCGATACAAGCACTTGGGTATTCGAACCTACTTTGACCTTCTCCAGTTATTATACGGTCCAGATGTTTGTTACTGCCGGAAAGGGAGACTGTACCGTATCTTTTCCCTAA
- a CDS encoding enoyl-CoA hydratase/isomerase family protein, which produces MSETVLYSIEDYTCIISLNRPEKRNAISRELLSQLMSHIERASKDPKIRALVFKGEGSVFCAGADLKERADMSEKEVHKFLDQVGKCFQALENLPFPTIAALDGDAYGGGLEMALCCDFILMSAEAKVGLTETGLGIIPGAGGTQRLPRRVGKTKALELILTASVIDAQTALDIQLANSVWHDSAFMAGKKLASLLSEKAPISLRLAKEAIKEGEGKDIQAALKIERKHYNKTLKTEDRIEALKAFREKRKPEFKGK; this is translated from the coding sequence ATGAGCGAGACTGTTCTTTATTCCATCGAAGATTATACGTGCATAATCAGTTTAAATCGACCCGAAAAACGAAATGCAATTTCTAGAGAACTGCTTTCTCAACTTATGTCCCATATAGAACGAGCAAGTAAGGACCCAAAAATCCGTGCTTTAGTATTCAAGGGAGAAGGTTCCGTATTCTGCGCAGGAGCCGATCTGAAAGAAAGAGCGGACATGTCAGAGAAAGAAGTACATAAATTTCTGGACCAAGTGGGGAAATGTTTCCAGGCGTTGGAAAATCTTCCTTTCCCAACGATCGCCGCCTTAGATGGAGATGCATATGGTGGCGGATTAGAAATGGCATTATGTTGTGATTTTATTCTGATGAGCGCAGAAGCAAAAGTAGGCCTTACTGAAACAGGACTTGGTATTATTCCGGGTGCTGGCGGAACCCAAAGACTTCCTCGTAGAGTAGGAAAAACAAAAGCGTTAGAACTTATTTTAACCGCTTCTGTGATAGATGCGCAAACCGCGTTGGATATCCAACTTGCGAATTCAGTATGGCATGACTCCGCATTTATGGCCGGAAAAAAATTGGCCTCCTTACTTTCTGAAAAGGCACCGATCTCCTTAAGGCTTGCTAAAGAAGCCATTAAAGAAGGTGAAGGAAAAGATATACAAGCAGCCTTGAAGATAGAAAGAAAACATTATAATAAAACCTTAAAAACGGAAGATAGGATAGAAGCCTTAAAGGCTTTCCGAGAAAAAAGAAAACCGGAATTTAAAGGAAAATAG
- the dcd gene encoding dCTP deaminase, translated as MILTGKEIKKRLEKDIIIEPYSDDRLNPNSYNLRLHNELVRYTESPLDMKKSNPSENLIIPDSGLLLQPGVLYLGRTLEYTETHNLVPMLEGRSSIGRLGMYVHVTAGFGDVGFKGFWTLEISVIQPLVIYPNVEICQIFYHTVEGEITEYKSGKYQGNKGIQTSMLYKDFENGKY; from the coding sequence ATGATTCTAACGGGTAAGGAAATTAAAAAAAGATTAGAGAAGGACATCATCATAGAACCTTACTCCGACGATAGATTAAATCCAAACTCTTATAATCTAAGGCTTCATAACGAATTAGTTCGTTATACAGAAAGTCCATTGGATATGAAAAAATCCAATCCCTCCGAAAATCTAATTATCCCTGATTCAGGACTACTCTTACAACCAGGAGTCCTTTATCTAGGCAGAACTCTAGAATACACTGAAACACATAACCTCGTCCCAATGTTAGAAGGCCGTTCTTCTATAGGCAGATTAGGAATGTATGTGCACGTGACTGCTGGGTTCGGGGATGTAGGATTTAAAGGATTCTGGACTCTCGAAATTTCGGTCATCCAACCTTTAGTCATCTATCCAAATGTGGAAATTTGTCAGATCTTCTATCATACTGTAGAAGGTGAGATCACTGAATACAAATCGGGCAAATACCAAGGCAATAAAGGGATCCAGACCTCTATGTTATATAAGGATTTTGAGAACGGAAAATATTAA
- a CDS encoding SpoIIE family protein phosphatase gives MEIFSILQNDVLLNYYSFGSLLSILAFFCTSLFFLFLKEKSSSTMHLALGALFFSFFCSGYFFAAFLYNPIAAYHRWLTVGFILPALIHLGQFLARYPGHANPKMNRNLTIGMYTVAAIGISYFYYITLTSPRKYHFTAHHWDFNAEKASSIIAVLIGLFVLISFLILPIYRMTKTKGRVRFALGGFMTALLAGGVVPALTNILSRDGWIERSTYLTSIVLLMTLGIFLILVTFLNFSEEKTTFMVKIVGITFVTLMLIMQALVFISNQDKEAEYDTKSIVNMSRALEGGKQIPEMLYIVQWEGGSKNVDYSRYDNQYDLRLPQLEIDFKNTIIFEHMKLLAEEGFRNSVKKILKDTHEYFSGYRSSILKFLDDNPNLEGKELKTKLFDHLNTLNTAVFVTSNKLDYIFPKEFCIDGRNYLKGVGNKGVIPFKEHLLQKWKEKDGTCTFDEKDLLIGHLKAEVLLYFRPFQPALYRHYRKSLDEHQHFVTYIHYDVKKDLVSEVGYSYRKYREFMHPTAAKQTLILGLVLVVVFFVFPLFFRQSLVSPLNRLLSGVEKVNLGALDVEVKVDLKDEIGFLSDSFNSMVTSIRKARGELEDYAEHLATKVRERTRELSEKIEELQRLKVQQDGDYFLTSLLAKPLFYNANKSSKVSTNFILRQKKQFEFKGKHADLGGDLCVTGNLRLGKENDYKRYTFAMNGDAMGKSMQGAGGSLVMGVVVNSILARSAANDRVLDTTPSEFLTEIYKEMQSVFKSFNGSMVISGTFIVVEDETGKFWYFNAEHPFSVMYRDGRAGFLETGLTLRKIGLDSEYEFKVHSGRLEPGDVLIVGSDGKDDLDLTPEKEVRTINEDEMLFLQMVEKGQGDLERIEEEVLKVGELTDDLSLLRVEYSPVASPERDGKDDEISDPFDWKFIYKKAKEDYMGGRLSEALGALEGLYKSDPQNTKVTKLLGLLSFKGKNYGKAVEVLNKYLGADPDLVEYWYYLSLANRRIGRMDEAILAAKRMEELQPDNSMNLINLSDLYRQTEQFDLALEYAHLALEKDPEDENAQKLVRLIERDRKASL, from the coding sequence ATGGAAATTTTTTCAATCTTACAAAACGATGTTCTGCTGAACTATTATTCTTTCGGAAGTTTGCTATCTATTTTAGCTTTCTTCTGTACTTCCTTATTCTTCCTCTTCTTGAAAGAAAAATCTTCAAGCACAATGCATCTTGCATTAGGAGCTTTGTTTTTCTCCTTCTTTTGTTCAGGATATTTTTTCGCGGCATTCTTATACAACCCGATCGCTGCTTATCATAGATGGTTGACTGTCGGATTTATTTTACCTGCGCTCATTCACTTGGGTCAATTTTTAGCGCGTTATCCTGGACATGCTAATCCCAAAATGAACCGAAATCTTACGATCGGAATGTATACAGTTGCAGCGATCGGAATTTCATATTTTTATTATATTACTCTTACTTCTCCTAGGAAATATCACTTCACGGCTCACCATTGGGACTTTAATGCGGAAAAGGCTTCTTCCATTATTGCTGTTTTGATCGGCCTATTCGTTTTGATCTCCTTCTTGATCCTTCCGATCTATAGAATGACTAAAACTAAGGGAAGAGTTCGCTTTGCGCTCGGCGGTTTTATGACCGCGCTACTTGCCGGCGGTGTGGTTCCTGCGCTTACAAATATTCTCAGTCGAGACGGCTGGATTGAACGTTCTACTTATTTAACTTCTATTGTTCTTTTGATGACATTAGGGATCTTTTTGATCCTGGTAACCTTCTTAAACTTTAGTGAAGAAAAAACCACCTTTATGGTCAAAATCGTAGGGATCACTTTTGTGACATTGATGTTGATCATGCAAGCTTTGGTTTTTATCTCCAATCAAGATAAAGAAGCTGAATACGATACCAAAAGTATTGTGAATATGTCAAGGGCACTTGAAGGCGGAAAGCAGATCCCTGAGATGTTATATATCGTTCAGTGGGAAGGGGGATCCAAAAATGTGGATTATTCTCGCTACGATAATCAATACGACTTAAGACTTCCTCAATTAGAGATAGACTTTAAAAATACGATCATCTTTGAACATATGAAACTTTTAGCGGAAGAAGGTTTTAGGAACTCCGTTAAAAAAATACTGAAAGATACTCATGAATATTTCAGTGGATATAGATCTTCTATCCTGAAGTTTTTGGATGATAATCCGAATCTGGAAGGAAAAGAATTAAAAACAAAATTATTCGATCACCTAAATACATTAAATACCGCAGTCTTCGTAACATCAAACAAGCTGGATTATATTTTCCCTAAAGAATTCTGCATAGACGGTAGAAATTATCTGAAAGGGGTCGGGAACAAAGGAGTCATTCCGTTCAAAGAACATCTTCTTCAAAAATGGAAAGAGAAGGATGGGACTTGCACTTTCGATGAAAAAGATCTACTCATCGGGCATTTAAAGGCAGAAGTACTTTTATATTTCCGTCCATTCCAACCTGCATTATATCGACATTACAGAAAAAGTTTGGATGAACACCAACATTTCGTAACTTATATTCATTACGATGTGAAGAAGGATTTGGTCAGTGAAGTAGGTTATTCTTACCGCAAGTATAGAGAATTTATGCATCCAACTGCAGCAAAACAGACTCTGATCTTGGGCTTAGTTCTGGTTGTGGTATTCTTCGTGTTTCCTCTTTTCTTCCGACAAAGTTTAGTTTCCCCGTTAAATAGGCTATTGTCCGGGGTGGAAAAAGTAAACTTAGGTGCTTTGGATGTTGAAGTGAAAGTAGACTTAAAGGATGAGATCGGATTCTTATCCGACTCATTCAATAGTATGGTGACTTCCATCCGAAAAGCAAGAGGAGAACTCGAAGATTACGCCGAACATTTAGCAACTAAGGTAAGAGAAAGAACCAGAGAACTTTCTGAAAAGATAGAGGAGCTCCAACGTCTTAAGGTACAGCAAGATGGTGACTATTTCTTAACTTCACTACTCGCTAAACCGCTTTTTTATAATGCGAACAAATCTTCAAAGGTAAGCACTAATTTTATTCTTCGCCAAAAGAAACAATTCGAGTTCAAAGGCAAACATGCTGACTTAGGTGGAGATCTTTGTGTAACAGGGAATCTTCGTCTTGGAAAGGAAAACGATTATAAACGTTATACTTTCGCGATGAACGGAGATGCAATGGGTAAGTCCATGCAAGGAGCAGGAGGCTCTCTTGTGATGGGAGTTGTGGTTAACTCCATTCTTGCAAGATCTGCTGCAAACGATAGAGTGTTAGATACCACTCCTTCCGAATTTTTAACCGAAATTTATAAAGAGATGCAGTCCGTTTTTAAATCATTCAACGGATCGATGGTGATCTCTGGAACGTTTATCGTCGTTGAAGACGAGACAGGTAAATTCTGGTATTTTAATGCGGAGCACCCATTCTCCGTAATGTATAGAGATGGAAGAGCAGGTTTCTTAGAAACTGGACTGACTCTTAGAAAGATAGGACTAGATTCAGAATACGAGTTCAAGGTCCATTCCGGAAGATTGGAACCTGGTGACGTATTGATCGTAGGTTCCGACGGTAAAGATGACTTGGATCTCACCCCTGAAAAAGAAGTCCGCACAATTAATGAAGATGAGATGCTCTTCTTACAAATGGTGGAAAAAGGCCAAGGTGATCTGGAAAGAATAGAAGAAGAAGTACTAAAGGTCGGAGAGTTAACCGATGACCTTTCTCTTCTTAGAGTGGAATATTCTCCCGTAGCTTCTCCGGAAAGAGACGGAAAAGATGATGAGATCTCAGATCCATTTGATTGGAAATTCATCTATAAAAAAGCAAAAGAAGATTATATGGGAGGCCGTTTGAGCGAGGCTCTTGGTGCACTTGAAGGTCTGTACAAATCCGATCCTCAGAATACGAAGGTGACTAAACTACTCGGACTTCTTAGCTTTAAAGGTAAAAATTACGGTAAGGCTGTTGAGGTTCTGAATAAGTATCTCGGAGCCGATCCAGATTTAGTAGAATACTGGTATTATCTTTCTTTAGCAAATCGCAGGATCGGAAGAATGGACGAAGCCATCCTAGCCGCAAAAAGGATGGAGGAACTCCAACCGGACAATTCCATGAACCTGATCAATCTTTCCGATCTATATCGTCAGACGGAACAATTTGACTTGGCCTTGGAGTATGCCCATTTGGCTTTGGAGAAGGACCCGGAAGATGAGAATGCTCAGAAATTAGTAAGACTGATCGAAAGAGACAGAAAAGCTTCTTTATAG